The genomic window ATCGAGGGCCGGGTGAAGGTGCTGTTCACCATCACCAGCGACGGCCGCATCGCCGACATCCAGGTGCTGGAATCCACACCGCCGCGGATGTTCGACAACGCCGTGCGCGACGCCATGGACAAGTGGCGCTTCGAGCCGCGCGTCAGCGGCGGCCGGATCGTTGCCCGCCAGGCGACCAAGGTGTTCTTCTTCAAGCTCGAAGGGCGTCGCTGACGGCCATGCGAGCTCCACGAAAAACGCGCCCCAGGGCGCGTTTTTGTTTCCGGCGGAATGCTTTCGTAGGAGCGAGCTTGCTCGCGAACCGGCCGTGCAGCGGAGTCGCCGAAGAATCCGTTCGCGAGCAAGCTCGCTCCTACAGGTGACTCGTCAGCTCCCGGCGCAGCAGCTCCAGCGCTTCCCGCGCCCCGCCCACGGCGATTTTCGCCGGCACCGCGAGCATCAGGTTCAGCGGCAGGCCGAAGCTTTCTATCTGGTTGCCGTCGCGATCGCGGCCCGGTTCCTCGCCCAGCCACTCGCACGGCAGGCGCTCGGCACAGCTGCCGCCTTCGTCGATGTAGCCGAACAGCGGCTTGCCCAGCGCGGCGGCGTAGCCCAGTTCGAAGGCCGTGCCGCTGTCCGGCTCGGCGCCGCGGAAGGGGTTGAGGTTGGCCAGCACGGCGTCGGCCTGGCGGATCAGCTCGAGGTTGGCCTGGTAGATCCAGCGCGCCTGCGCCGCCGGCTCGAGGATGCCCACGGGCACCGAATGGTCCAGCGGGTACAGCCCCTGCACGCCGAACTCGGCGCACAGGGCCTTGAGCCGCTCGCCCTGCTCGAAGGCATCGGGGCGGAACACGTCGGGGCCGGCGAGGTACAGCTTGAGCATGGTCAGAGTCCCATGAACGACAGCATCAGGAAGGTGGCGAACAGCACGAAGTGGGTCATGCCCTCGATGGCGTTGGTCTTGCCGTCGTGCAGGTTGTAGCCGGCGACCATCAGGGTGATGAACATCATGCCGGTCTGCAGCGGGGTCATCGCCATCTGGATCGGCTGGCCCTTGAACAGCGCCAGCGCCTCGATCACCGGCACGGTGAGGATCACCGTGGACAGCGACGCGCCCAGGGCGATGTTGACCACCGGCTGCATGCGGTTGGCCATGGCCGCGCGCAGGGCGGTGAGGATCTCCGGGCTGGCAGAGATCGCCGCCACCAGCAGCGCCGGCACGATGGGCGGCACGCCGCTGCCTTCCAGGCCGACGTCCAGCGCCTTGGACATCACCTCGGCCAGGGCGCCGATCAGCACCACACCGACCACCAGCAGGCCCATGGACTGCTTGCTGTTGCCCGCCGCCTCGTGGCCTTCGGCGTGCTCGCCGTGGCCCGCGTAGTTGTAGCTGAAGAAGTAGCTGTGCTGGCCGGTCTGCATGCGCAGGAACAGCGCGTAGAGCATGACCATGCAGCCGATGGTGAAGAAGGAGTAGAGCTTCCACTGCTCGGCCGGGATCAGCTCCGGCACCACCATGGAGATGCCCACGGCGGTGAGGATCATGGTTACGTAGGTCTTGCCGGAGTCGTCGTTGTACGACTGCTCGCCGTGCTTGAGGCCGCCCAGCAGCGCCGCCAGGCCGAGGATGCCGTTCATGTCGAGCATCACCGCGGCGTAGATGGTGTCGCGCGCCAGGGTCGGGGAATGGTTGTGGCCCATCATGATCGCCAGGATCACCACCTCCACCAGCACCGCCGCCAGGGTCAGGATCATCGTGCCGTAGGGCTCGCCGACCTTTTCCGCGAGGACCTCGGCGTGGTGCGCCACGCGCAGCGAGACGCCGATGATCACCGCCAGCAGGGCGGTGGCGGTGATCCCCGCGAGCAGTTTGCCGCCACCGAGCAGGCTGTGCTCCAGCGGATAGACCGCGACGGCCACCAGCAGGGCGAGGAGGAGGAATTTTTCGTCTTTGAGCGCGCGCAGCATCGAGGGGATGTCCATTCCGTAAGTGAGCGAGTGCGCCATCTTAGGCAATGCCCGAAGGCGGCACCAGCCGCCGCCGGGCGACAACGGGCCGCGGCGCGCAGCCCGTCATCGGCAACTTCGACAGCATCCCCGCCGGGCCGTGCGATAATGGGCCGATCGCCTGAATAACGAGACCTCACCATGTACGACTGGCTCAATGCCCTGCCCAAGGCCGAACTGCACCTGCACCTGGAAGGTTCGCTGGAGCCCGAGTTGCTCTTCGCCCTGGCCGAGCGCAACAAGGTCGCCCTGCCCTGGGGCGACGTCGAGAGCCTGCGCAAGGCCTATGCGTTCAACAACCTGCAGGAATTCCTCGACCTCTACTACGCCGGCGCCGACGTGCTGCGCACCGAGCAGGACTTCTACGACCTGACCTGGGCCTACCTGCGAAAGTGCAAGGCGCAGAATGTCATCCACGTCGAGCCGTTCTTCGATCCGCAGACCCACACCGACCGTGGCGTGCCCTTCGAAGTCGTGCTGCGCGGCATCCAGGGTGCGCTCAAGGACGGCGAGCAGCAACTGGGCATCAGCCACGGGCTGATCCTCAGCTTCCTGCGCCACCTGTCCGAGGATGAGGCGTTCAAGACCCTCGAGCAGGCCATGCCGTTCCGCGACGCCTTCATCGCCGTCGGTCTGGACAGCTCCGAGGTCGGCCACCCGCCGAGCAAGTTCCAGCGCGTGTTCGACCGCGCCCGCAGCGAAGGTTTCCTCACCGTCGCCCATGCCGGCGAGGAAGGCCCGCCGGAATACATCTGGCAAGCCCTGGACCTGCTCAAGATCGAGCGCATCGACCACGGCGTGCGCGCCATCGAGGACGAGCGGCTGATGCAGCGCATCATTGACGAGCAGATCCCGCTGACCGTCTGCCCGCTGTCCAATACCAAACTCTGCGTGTTCGGCCACATGCGCGAACACACCATCCTCGACATGCTCGAACGCGGCGTGAAGGTGACGGTGAACTCGGACGACCCGGCGTATTTCGGCGGCTACGTCACCGAGAACTTCCACGCCCTGCACGAGCACCTGGGGATGACGAAGGAGCAGGCGCAGCGGCTGGCGCAGAACAGCCTGGAGGCGCGGTTGGTGAAGTAATGAGGTCCGGCGTCGGCCTGTAACACCCTCTCCCCAGCCCTCGCTGCGCGCCCCGCTCCGAAGGGAGAGGGGACTGTTCAGAGTGCTCTGACAGTTCCGAGCTCTGCGGTGAGTATCGTTGTTCCCCTTCATGCCATACGGCCCCCTCTCCCTTCAGGGAGAGGGTCGGGGAGAGGGCATCGCCCAGCGCCAGATTCCGAACTGGAAACCCCGTCCCGATCCGTCCCCTCATCTGGCGTGCGCGACCTTTCGCGCAACCCCTGCTACCCCTATAAGGACGCCTCTCCCACCGTCACGAGGTAGCAGCATGAACAGAATCGTCGCCATCACCGGCGGTTTCGGCCATCTGGGCAGCGTGGTCGGCCAGGCATTCGCCGAGGCCGGCTGGCGGGTCGCCCTGCTCGACCGCGCCGTCGGCCCGCGTTATCCACAGGCTGGCGCGCTGTGCCTGGGCGGCATCGACCTCACCGACCCGGCCGCCGCCCGCGCGGCGCTGGAGCAGGTCAACGCGCATTACGGCGGGCTGGATGCGCTGATCAACGTCGCCGGCGGCTTCCACTGGGAAACCCTCGGCGACGGCGACATCGACACCTGGGACCTGATGTACCGCATCAACCTGCGCACCGCCGTGGTTTCCAGCCAGGCCGCGCTGGCGCACCTGAAGGCCCGTGGGCGCGGGCGCATCCTCAACATCGCCGCCGCCGCAGCCACCCGCGCGGCGTTCGGCATGGGCGCCTACGCGGCGTCCAAGGCCGGCGTCATGCGCCTGACCGAGGCGCTGGCGGAAGAACTCAAGGACGCGCGCATCACCGTCAATGCGCTGCTGCCCAGCATCATCGACACCCCGCAGAACCGCGCGGACATGCCCGGCGCGGAATTCGACCGCTGGGTGAAACCGGAGCAACTGGCGGCCACGCTGCTGTTCCTCGCCTCGGACAGCGCGGCGGCGATCACCGGGGCCTGCATCCCGGTCACCGGGCGGGTCTGAACTCACACCCAGGTCTATTGGACGACGGCGGCCTCGGCCCCTATCCTCGCCAGCTGTCTTGCTGTCCGGTTGCCCCGCCATGTCCCACGTCCTGACCGTCGTCCTGCCGATCTTCGCGCTGATCCTGGTCGGCTGGCTGTGTCGGCGCACTAATCGCCTCGGCCCGCAGGCGGCCTCGGAGATCAACAAGCTGGTGGTCTGGCTGTGCCTGCCGGCGCTGCTGTTCAAGGTCACCGCCACCGCGACCTGGGCGGAAATCTGGCAGCCGGGCTTCCTCGCCGCCTTCACCGGCGGGTGCCTGCTGGTGTTCTTCGCCACCCTCGTCTGGCGGCTGGCGCAGGGCCGCGCCTTGCCGGCGGCGAGCATCGACGGCCTCAGCGCGTCCTATGCCAACACCGGCTACATGGGCATCCCGCTGTGCCTGCTGGTGTTCGGCCAGGACGGCCTGGAGCCGGCGCTGATCGCCTCGCTGCTGGTGGTCTGCGTGCTGTTCGCCATCGCCGTGGTGTGCATCGAGGTCGGCCTGCAGCAGGAGAAGCACGTGGGCCGCGCCGTGGCCGTGGTGCTCAAGGCGCTGGGCAAGAACCCGCTGGTGGTGTCGCCGATCATCGGTGGCCTGTGGGCAACGACCGGCGCCGGCCTGCCGACGCCGCTGCTGCACTTCCTCGACATGCTGGCCGCCGCCACCACGCCGTGCGCGCTGGTGTCGCTGGGCCTGTTCCTGGCGCAGAAGCAGGAGCCGCAGCACGCGCAGGTGGGCGCCTGGCCGCTGGTGGCGATCAAGCTGGTTGGCCAGCCGCTGCTCACCGGCTTGCTCGCCTACCAGGTGTTCGACCTGCCGCCGCTGTGGGCGGACTCGGCGCTGCTGCTCAGCGCGCTGCCCACCGGCACCGGGCCGTTCATGCTCGCCGAGTACTACCAGCGCGAGGCGGCGGTGGTGTCGCGGAGCATCCTGGTGTCGACGCTGGGGTCGCTGGTGACCCTGTCCCTGTGCCTGCTGTGGATTGCTCGGTAGGGTCGTCTTTTCTCGGGAAAATCCGCGCCTGGGCTCGCCTCAAGCGCAAGAATCTCTCTGTAGGAGCGAGCTTGCTCGCGAACCGCCCAGCTCCGGAGTCGCCGGGGAGTCCTTTCGCGAGCAAGCTCGCTCCTACAGAAAAGCCTCCGTGCAGGCATAAAAAAACGGACCAGCCATCGCGGGGATGGTGGTCCGTTGCGCAAACGCAGGGGTCCGTCACGGGGGAAGATAATGACGGACCAGACGCAGCCCCTCAGGCGTATGGCCCGAATTGCGTCAACGTTGCGATCAAGCCGGTTCGGTCAGCGCGCCCGGAGCGCGCGCGGGTAGTTGGCGGCCGGAGATCCGGTGGGCGTCGCCCGCCGGTGCGGTGCCCTTGTCGTAGGGCTTGGCCAGCAGCATGTAGACCAGGCCCGCGCCGAGCACCACGACGGTGGTGAGGATCATCGAGTAGTTCATGTACCAGGGCGCATCCGGGGTGCGCGGCCAGACCATGTTGGTGATCGCCGCCACGCCGTAGACCAGCGCCGCGACGTTCACCGGCACGCCCCACTTGCCCAGGGTGAACTGCCCGCCGGGCACCCAACCCCTGGCGCGGGCGATCAGCGAGGCGATGACGATCAGCTGGAACGACACGTAGATGCCGATCGCGGCGAAGCCGACGATGGTGGCCACGGCGTCGCCCATGAACAGGCCCAGGCAGACGATGGCCGCCGGCATCACGCCCGCCACCACCAGCGCGATGGCCGGCACATGGTTGGCGTTCAGTTTCGACAGGGCCTTGCTGCCGACGATCATCTCGTCGCGGGCGTAGGCGAACAGCAGGCGGCTGGCGGCGGCCTGCAGGCTCAGTACGCAGGACACGAACGACACCATCACCACCGCCATCACCAGCTTGGAGCCCACCGGGCCGAAGGCGTTGGCGAGGATGGTGGTCACCGGGTCGGTGTCTTCGCCATTGATCACGCGCTGGATGTCCGGCACCGAGAGGATCAGCGCCAGGCACGCGAACATCGCGGCGGCGCCGCCGATGTAGATGGTCATGCGCATGGTCTTGGGGATCATCTTGCCGGGGTTCGGGGTTTCCTCGGCGACGTCGCCGCAGGCCTCGAAGCCGTAGTACTGGAACAGCCCCGCCAGCGACGCGGCGAGGAAGGCCGGCCAGTAGCTGCCGTCGATGCGGATGTCGAAGGTGTTGAACAGCACGCTGAAGGGCTGATGACGCTCGAAGATCAGCAGGTAGCCGCCCACCAGCAGCGCACCGCCCAGCTCACAGATGAAGCCGAACATGGCGACGCGGGCCAGCAGCTTGGTGCCGGACAGGTTGAGCACGGTGGACAGGGCGATCAGCGCCAGGGCGATGCCGATGGCGGCGTTGCCGTGCATCTCGAAGCCGAGCATGGCGGCCATGTAGGGGCTGGCGCCCACGGCGATGCCGGCGATGGAGGTGCACAGCGCCCAGGCGTACACCCAGCCGACCATCCACGCCCAGCGCTTGCCCACCAGGCGGCGCGCCCAGGGATAGACGCCGCCGGAGATGGGGAATTGCGAGACCACTTCGCAGAACACCAGGCACACCAGCATCTGGCCCAGGCCGATCAGCAGGTAGGTCCAGAACATCGGCGGACCGCCCGCGGCGAGGCACAGGCCGAACAGGGTGTAGACGCCGACCACCGGCGACAGGTAGGTGAAGCCCAGGGAGAAGTTCTCCCACAGGCTCATGCTGCGTTCGAAGTTGGAGCTGTAGCCGAGCGCGGCGAGCTGCTCGGCATCGGAATCGGTTACGCCAGCGGCACGCTTGGCAGGGGACCCACTCATCGTTGTTTCCTCTCGGGGGGTTGATGGGCAGAAGGCAATCGGCCGGCGGGCCTCACGACGCCCGCCGGTTCCCTTTTCGGGTTTGTAGTTGTAGGTAGTGCGCGGCTTCGCTCGTTGGGGAGCGTTACTGGCCGTCGTCGAACTGCGAGAGCCACTGCACCGCTTGCTGGTGGTAGCGGGTGAAGCCCTTGTAGTCGACCAGCTCCTGGTTGAGGGACTTGAGCACGCGGTGCATGCGCTTGGCCCAGGCCGGGTTGGTGGCAATGTCTTCCAGGCTCAGCAGGTAGGTGCGGATCGGGAACACGATGGCGTTGCTGCGCGGCAGACGGTGCAGCGGTTGCAGCTCGATGCGCAAGTAGACCTTTTGACCGGCGTCCTCGGCGGTCACCGTGGTGCGGTCCGGCGCCCACTCGGGCAGGGACTCGGCGGACACGTCCAGGCGCGGGTTGACCGTCAGCGACCAGTTCAGGCGGCGCACCGGGTGGCCGTTGCGCAGGCGCAGGAGGAACTTCAGCGCGCGGTCGAGCATGCCGGTTTCCTTCACCAGCGGCACCGGGCCGTGGAACTCGTGCCAGGCCATGCCCAGGTTGAAGCGCAGCGAGTAGTCGGCGCGCTGGGTGGCGATGCCCGCACCCCAGTACAGGGTGCCGTCGCGCTCCTCCTGCAGGACCCAGTCGCCCTGGGCCTGGCGGGTGACGTACTCCATCGGTTCAAAGGGCAGGGTCGACGGATCACCGAAGGTGAAGGTGTCGTCGATGTCCAGCAGCTTGTTGGTCCAGTGCCAGCGGGTACCGTCCTTCTCCAGGGAGAAGTACTCGGGGTAATCCTTGGCGTAGGACTCCATGATCAGTTCGAGCAGGTCCCACTGCGCCTCCATCATGTGCGGCGCGGAGACGTAGTGCATGCCCGGGTCCTTCTCCAGGGTGATCGCACGGTCGCGGCACTCGCTGATGTAGTGCTCGTCGATGTCGAACACCGCGCGGAAGGCGCCGTCGCCCACGCTGACGTGCGGCTCCAGGTTCATCGAGTACATGTACTCGTCGTCCGGGAAGGGCCAGGGCGCGCGGGCGATGCACTCCGGGCTGTTGGCGTAGGTGTAGTCGTCGCGGTAGGTTTCGTCGGGGCGGAATTGGATGGTCATGGTCGTTCTCCGGCTCAGCAGTCGATGACCAGCCGCGAGCACTTGGCACGCGACACGCAGGGCATGATCTTGGTGTTGGCGGCCTTGTCCTCGTCGGACAGCCAGTCGTCGGTGTGGAGGATTTCTCCGTCCAGCTCCAGCACGTGGGTCTCGCACATGCCGCAGGCGCCGCCGCGGCACAGGTACGGGATCTCGTGGCCGGCGGCCTCGGCGGCTTCCAGCAGGCTCTGGTCGGGCGACACCGTGAGGGTCGCGCCGCTGCGCGCCAGGGTGACCTGGAACGCCTCGCCGACGCTGCCCTGTTCGAGGAAGCGCTCGTAGTGGATGTGGCTGTCGGTCCAGCCGTGGGCGTGGGCGGCGTCGATCGTCGCCTGGATCATGCCCTCGGGGCCGCAGACGTAGACGTCGCTGCCCAGCGGGCGGTCCGCCAGCACGGCGGAAATATCCAGCCGCTCGCCGCGGTCGTCCCGGTACAGGCGCACGGCGTCGCCGTACTCCTGCAGCAATTCTTCACCCAGGCGCGCATGGGCATCGCCGCGCACCGCCAGGTGCACTTCGAAGGGCGTACCGCGCAGGCGCAGCTCGGCCAGTTGCGAGCACACCGGGGTGATGCCCACGCCGCCGGCGATGAACAGGTGCAGGCGGGCGTGCTTGCTCAGGGGGAACAGATTCACCGGGCGGAGGATTTCCAGCTCGTCGCCTTCCTTCACCACGTCGTGCATGTGCTTCGAACCGCCACGGCCCTCTTCCACGCGACGCACGGCGATCTGGTAGGCGCTGGCGTCGTAGGGCGAGCTCATCAGCGAGTAGGCGTTGCGGTAGGTGCCGGTGGCGTGGGGCATCAGCACCACGACGTTGCTGCCGCCGGAGAAGGGCGTCAGGTGTGCGCCGTCGGTGGAGGCCAGGGTGAAGCGCTTGATCTCGGGGGTCATCTGCTCGATGCGGGTGACGCGGACCTTCAGGGTTCCGTTGGACTGGCTCATGTGTCGAGCTCCTCGGCTTCGGGCAGTTCGCCGGGCACTTCGGCGTCGGCCTTCACCGCCTGGAAGGCGGCGAGGCGGCGGGAGTAGTGGTCGCGGACCACCAGGGTGCGGGCGCAGTGCGGGCAGTCGAAGACGCGCTGGGTGACGTTCTCGGTGTAGCCGTCGCAGTGCACGCACCAGACGCGGCGCACGAAGGAGCCGGCGTGCTCGCGCAGCACTTCGTCCTTGTTCAGGTTGATCGCGTCGGCGGCCTGCATGGCGGTGCCGATGAAGCTTTCCGAGCCGGCCAGGTACAGGCGGGTGCCCATGCGCGACTGGCCCAGCAGGGCGTGCAGGTCATCGACCAGCGCACGGTTGCTCGGGTAGATGGCCAGCTCGACGTCGGTGATGTCGCGCAGCGCGGCGAGGTGATCCTGGCCGGAGAAGGATTCGGTGGAATACAGCACGCGGATGGGCGCGGTGCGCGGCATCTCGGCGAGCAGGCGGAGCATGGCGGCGCCGCCGCTGCCCTGCCCGGCGATGATGTGGTGGGTGCCACCGGCGAGCGGGCGCAACTGGTCGTAGACCGGCCGGCTCTTGATACCTGTGATGAGCATTGTTCTTGTGCCTCCAGAACTGCCGCGGCTCTGACGTCAGAAGCGGCGGCGCGATTCGAGGACCCGTGCACGGTCACGGGTCGGGGAGTCACGGAGCACAGGCTGTGCCAAATCGTTAAGTAATTGAAATAAAAGGATAAAAACAAAATGCGGGGATGAAGGTGTAAGCAGAAATGACAACGCCTGTAGGCAGCCTTGCAGCGGTGGATTGTCGCAGGGGCGTTTCCGGTCGGTTTCGCGGATGCAGCCCGCCCGGCTTTTCGTAGGAGCGAGCTTGCTCGCGAACAGCTTCCGCGCGGGGTTTGTTCGCGAGCAAGCTCGCTCCTACAAATACGGGAAAGTCCGGCGTGAGCAGAGCGCTCACTCGTCCCGCTGCAACTTGCGGATCAAGGTGCCGACGTCGATGCCCAGGTGGATCGCCGCCTTGCGCTTGCTGCCGCACAGGCGCACCGCGCGCAGGATCACCTGGCGCTCGTAGCGCTGCACCTGGGCCTTGAGCGGCTGGTCGTCGATGGCCGCGGCCGGCTCGGCGGTGACGGCGGCGACAGGACTGCCGGCCGGCGGCGCGCCGAGCAGTTCCGGCGGCAGGTGCAGTTCTTCGGCCACGTCGTCGGCCAGCACGGCGAGGCGCTCGAAGATGTTCACCAGCTCGCGGATGTTGCCCGGGTAGTCGTAGCCCAGCAGGCGTTCGCGGCAGCCCGAGGCCAGCCGCAGGGGCGGCTGGCGGTCGCGGTTGATGCGCGCCAGGAGGATGTCCATCAGCACCGGCAGATCGTCGCGGTGGGCGCGCAGCGGCGGGATTTCCACCGGCAGCACGGCCAGGCGGTAGTAGAGGTCGGCGCGGAATTCGCCGGCCGCCACCTGGGCGCGCAGGTCCTTGTTGGTGGCGGCGATCACCTGCACCTGGACCTGCTTGGACAACGGCGAACCCACCGGCTGGATGGTGCCGTCCTCCAGGAACTTGAGCAGCTTGGCCTGCACCTGCAGCGGGATTTCGCCGATCTCGTCGAGGAACAGCGTGCCGCCGGAGGCGCTCTCGATATAGCCGCGCTTGCCCGACTGCAACGCGCCGGTGAAGGCGCCGCGTTCGTAGCCGAACATCTCCGATTCGAAGAGGGTGTCGGGGATGCTCGCGCAGTTCACGTCGATGAAGGGCCGGTCGCCCCAGCCGGCGGCGCGGTGGATGTGCCGGGCGATGGCGGTCTTGCCCACGCCGGGCTCGCCGAGCAGCAGCAGGCGCGCGCGGCGGCGGAAGGCGCGTACGCCCATGTCGGCGATGGAGGAGAGCAGCGGCGACATGTGCAGGGCGTTGTCCTGCGGGTCGCCCAGGCCCGACAGGTCGGTGGTCGAGGCGCGCCCCGAAGGGCTGCGCAGGCTGCCGGCGGTGCCCGGCTCGTATTCGCGCTGGACCAGCAGGGTGTACGGCTTCTCGTAGGCGGTGGTGGGCACCGCCTGGGCGCGGGTGAGGAACACCCGGCCGTCCCGCGAGCGGGTCAGCGCGCTCTTGCCGCCGCGCCGCAGGGCCTGCTGGAAGTCGTCGAACTGCAACGCCGAGCGCTGGAAGAAGTCCACGTCCGGCAGGCCCAGCACATCGATGCGGGTGACGCGGTTGACGCGTTCCGCCGCGAGGTTGATGAAGCGCACCCGCGAGTCGCCGTCGCAGACGACCAGCGCCTCGCTGAAACTGTCCAGCAGGGCGTGCAGCGCCGGGGTTTCCAGCAGTGCGGATAGCATCTCGGCCGAGGCGCTGACCGACGAGCGCATGCCCATGCGCAGCGGCGCGAAGAAGCCTTCTTCGCTCATGCTTCTTTGCTCATGGATGAAGCTCCGTCGCCTTGTTCGCCAAGCGCAGCACGAAGACGCGCCAGGCCTCGCCCTCGCGGATAAGGATGCGCGAGCAGTGGCTGTTGAAGGACTGGTAGTTGCCGAACTGGTCCGGCAGGTCGAGCACCTGCCAGGTGCGCTCGGGCAGCGGCATGCGGTTCAGCGTCGAGGCCAGGCCCGCGGCGCGGGTGATGCCGAAGGTGTGTTCGAAGGCGGCGTTGCGCCATTGCGGCTGGGCCTGCTCGTCGATCACCAGCACGGCGTCGGGCACCGCGTCGAACACCCGGCGCAGCGCCTCGATGCGCTGCTCGGCGTCGTGCTGCATGCGCAGTTCCTGGCTGACGTCGCGCAGGCTGCCCCACATGCGCAGCAGGCGGCCGTTGTGGATGCTGGCGCGCACGTCGTTCTCCACGTAGGCCGGCGAGCCGTCGTGGCGGCGGTCCACCGACAGCGCGCCGTCGACGTGGAAGTCCGCCTCGATCAGGCGCCGCACGAACTCTTCGTTGGCCGGGCTGCGTGGCCAGTACAGGCGCACCGGCTGTTCGCTGAAGTCGACGTCGGCCGGCATCTCGTAGATGTTGGCCATGGCGCGGTTGCACAGGCGCCAGTAGGAGCGGTTCTCGAACACCTGGCGGACGATCTCGTCGGGCGTCTCGCGCACGTCCACCGACTCGGCGAACTCGATGCACCAGTAGGCCACCCGCGCGCTGAAAAGCATCTGGCTCATCACCTCGTTGGCGCTCTGCAGCTCGCCCAGGCGCCGGCTGATCGGCCCCAGCGGCATCTTCACCAGGTGCAGGCGCGCCGGCTCGCCGTCGCGCCATTGCAGCACGCCGCTGGCGAGCACCGGCAGCAGGCCGCCGTTATGGCGGATCAGGGTCAGTTCCAGGTCCTGCACGCGCTCGTCCGCCGGCGGGCTGGCGAACAGCTGCATCAGCGCGTTCAGCGAGTCGGCGGTGTAGATCAGTTCGGCGCCCTGGCCGTCCAGCGAACCGGGCGGATAGCCGAGCTGATCGGTCTGCTCGGCCGAGACTTCGATGAAGCGTCCCTGGGACGTCAGGCTGTCGGACAGCAGCAAGCCCCTGTCCAGCAGCAGTTTCAGCGGGTCCATTTGTCCCTCCAACGTAGATCTCCAATGCAATTTCCCAACAGGGCGATGCGGCCATCGAATGGCCCGCCGGAGGAACAAGGCAGGTTGCATGCCAGCCTGGAATGCCCGTACGCCGCGGGGTGGGGCGAAGGGGTGTGGGCAAAAACGCAGCACATGGGGCAAACCTGCAGCGCAGCGTGCAGAGTATCCGCTGCAGCGCTGCAACGGCGTGCCGGGCGATGGAAGGCGGGGGCGATTTACGCTCGATACTGGCCAGTTGATAGCTTTTGAGTTCGTTTGAGGTGCTGGCGCTGCTAGGATGCGCGCGCGTTTCGTTCCCTGAACCCAGAGCCCGCTCCCTACAAGAGGCCGCCATGCGCAAGCACCGTCGTTTGACCTTCCGCCACATTGGCCAGATCAACGTGACCAACCGCCTGAGCGGCGACCCCATGGGGGTGGTCCTGGACGTTTCGATGGGTGGGCTGCGGCTGGTGACGGACGGGCCGCTGGCGCCGGGCAGCTGCTACGACATGCGCCTGGAGATCCCGGTGCGCGAGGACCACACCCGCTCGGTGGACATCACCGCGATTTGCCAGTGGTCGAAGAAGGACGCCAAGAACGCGCGCTTCGAGCAGGGTTTCAAGCTGGACCGGCCGAGCGCCGCGTTCACCGAGCTGGTGACGTCGATGTCGGTGAGTTTCAACCGCAGCCTGTTGGGGCGGGCGCGGTTGTCGTGAGGGGTAGCTCGGCGCTCAGGCTGGCCCTCACCCCAGCCCTCTCCCAGAGGGAGAGGGGGCCGTTCGGTGTTCTGTCGTTGTATCGATGTTAGCCGGCGAGCACGAGAATATCCGTCTGCACAAGACAGTCCCCTCTCCCTCTGGGAGAGGGTTAGGGTGAGGGAAAAGCCCCGTGCGAATGGTTCCGAAAAGCACCCGCTCGGCCTGCCCCATTACCCCAGTGTCCCCATGATCTGCACCCCCACCCGCTCGGGAATCTCGTTCTGCGACAGCACGTGCAGCCCCGGGCTGAATACCCGTGCATAACGGGCGAGCAGCGGCCGCAGTTGCGGCATCACGGTGAGGATCGGCGGGTGGCCTTCCTTGCGTAGCTTTTCCTTCACCACCGGCATGCTGTGCTGCAGCTGGTTGAGCAGGCTGGGCTCTACCGGGATGTTGTCCAGGCTCACCGGGCCGGCCTGCTGGGCGATGCTCAGGGCGCCGAGCAGGGTGTTTTCCAGGGCATTCTCCAGCACGAACACGGCCAGCTCCGGGCGGTCGCCGGCAATCGAGGAAACGATGCTGCGGCGCAGCGCATAGCGCACGTCGGAAGCCAGCAGCACCGG from Pseudomonas sp. GCEP-101 includes these protein-coding regions:
- a CDS encoding heme-dependent oxidative N-demethylase family protein, with product MTIQFRPDETYRDDYTYANSPECIARAPWPFPDDEYMYSMNLEPHVSVGDGAFRAVFDIDEHYISECRDRAITLEKDPGMHYVSAPHMMEAQWDLLELIMESYAKDYPEYFSLEKDGTRWHWTNKLLDIDDTFTFGDPSTLPFEPMEYVTRQAQGDWVLQEERDGTLYWGAGIATQRADYSLRFNLGMAWHEFHGPVPLVKETGMLDRALKFLLRLRNGHPVRRLNWSLTVNPRLDVSAESLPEWAPDRTTVTAEDAGQKVYLRIELQPLHRLPRSNAIVFPIRTYLLSLEDIATNPAWAKRMHRVLKSLNQELVDYKGFTRYHQQAVQWLSQFDDGQ
- a CDS encoding PDR/VanB family oxidoreductase, yielding MSQSNGTLKVRVTRIEQMTPEIKRFTLASTDGAHLTPFSGGSNVVVLMPHATGTYRNAYSLMSSPYDASAYQIAVRRVEEGRGGSKHMHDVVKEGDELEILRPVNLFPLSKHARLHLFIAGGVGITPVCSQLAELRLRGTPFEVHLAVRGDAHARLGEELLQEYGDAVRLYRDDRGERLDISAVLADRPLGSDVYVCGPEGMIQATIDAAHAHGWTDSHIHYERFLEQGSVGEAFQVTLARSGATLTVSPDQSLLEAAEAAGHEIPYLCRGGACGMCETHVLELDGEILHTDDWLSDEDKAANTKIMPCVSRAKCSRLVIDC
- a CDS encoding dimethylamine monooxygenase subunit DmmA family protein; this translates as MLITGIKSRPVYDQLRPLAGGTHHIIAGQGSGGAAMLRLLAEMPRTAPIRVLYSTESFSGQDHLAALRDITDVELAIYPSNRALVDDLHALLGQSRMGTRLYLAGSESFIGTAMQAADAINLNKDEVLREHAGSFVRRVWCVHCDGYTENVTQRVFDCPHCARTLVVRDHYSRRLAAFQAVKADAEVPGELPEAEELDT
- a CDS encoding sigma-54 interaction domain-containing protein; the encoded protein is MSEEGFFAPLRMGMRSSVSASAEMLSALLETPALHALLDSFSEALVVCDGDSRVRFINLAAERVNRVTRIDVLGLPDVDFFQRSALQFDDFQQALRRGGKSALTRSRDGRVFLTRAQAVPTTAYEKPYTLLVQREYEPGTAGSLRSPSGRASTTDLSGLGDPQDNALHMSPLLSSIADMGVRAFRRRARLLLLGEPGVGKTAIARHIHRAAGWGDRPFIDVNCASIPDTLFESEMFGYERGAFTGALQSGKRGYIESASGGTLFLDEIGEIPLQVQAKLLKFLEDGTIQPVGSPLSKQVQVQVIAATNKDLRAQVAAGEFRADLYYRLAVLPVEIPPLRAHRDDLPVLMDILLARINRDRQPPLRLASGCRERLLGYDYPGNIRELVNIFERLAVLADDVAEELHLPPELLGAPPAGSPVAAVTAEPAAAIDDQPLKAQVQRYERQVILRAVRLCGSKRKAAIHLGIDVGTLIRKLQRDE
- a CDS encoding PAS domain-containing protein yields the protein MDPLKLLLDRGLLLSDSLTSQGRFIEVSAEQTDQLGYPPGSLDGQGAELIYTADSLNALMQLFASPPADERVQDLELTLIRHNGGLLPVLASGVLQWRDGEPARLHLVKMPLGPISRRLGELQSANEVMSQMLFSARVAYWCIEFAESVDVRETPDEIVRQVFENRSYWRLCNRAMANIYEMPADVDFSEQPVRLYWPRSPANEEFVRRLIEADFHVDGALSVDRRHDGSPAYVENDVRASIHNGRLLRMWGSLRDVSQELRMQHDAEQRIEALRRVFDAVPDAVLVIDEQAQPQWRNAAFEHTFGITRAAGLASTLNRMPLPERTWQVLDLPDQFGNYQSFNSHCSRILIREGEAWRVFVLRLANKATELHP
- a CDS encoding PilZ domain-containing protein, whose protein sequence is MRKHRRLTFRHIGQINVTNRLSGDPMGVVLDVSMGGLRLVTDGPLAPGSCYDMRLEIPVREDHTRSVDITAICQWSKKDAKNARFEQGFKLDRPSAAFTELVTSMSVSFNRSLLGRARLS